Within Triticum dicoccoides isolate Atlit2015 ecotype Zavitan chromosome 1B, WEW_v2.0, whole genome shotgun sequence, the genomic segment gaaggcaaaagatttgcctcatccattaattaagcagaagagaattgtCCAATTAATCaacggaaaaccgggcgaaaaccgtcACAAACCGCTGAGCGGCACACCAAGATATCCCACGCACACTTTTACAAAGAGTGTCTTGTCAAGCTAGCACACAAGTGTCATCATCATTACTTTTCCCCAAACAGGCGTCATCGCCATCCCTGATCCCTGAGCAAACGACTCCGACTTCTCCGTGGACGAACGTTGAACCAACACTCACCGCAGAGTTTGAGTAGGAAAACATGAAGATCCATGTCAGAACTCAACCACCCGCATCGAGGGCTACACGGCTCTGGCTCTGAAGCAAAGATCCAAAGGAGAACTATGCAAGACTGGCGTCGTGGAAGACCACCGAACGGACCACGTGCTGCATGTCATCATTGCCACAggggccccgccgccgcagctccgACTTCACCACAACAACCAAACCGAGATAATCCCAGGAACACGCCGAAGAAGAGCCGACTACCACTGCAATGTCTCCGACTTCACTTGCCCTATCGTCGTTGCCACAGAAGCCTCGACGCCACACCAACGCATACCACCAACCTCCCAACACACCAGCTGGTCCCTCTGACCGGATTGAACTCCAAAACCGATGCCCTCGAGAGGGAAACGACGCCAACACGCCGCCAACGACCGACCCTCCAGGTCTTGGGGTTTCCCCCGGAGTTGTCCCTCGCAGAGGAAGAGAGAGCATCCtgtcgacgccttcaagaaggttacGGCGTCCACAGACGCCACCGTCACAGGTCCGGCCATGGCCAGAGACGGGTTTTCAACCAGCCCTCGTAATCCTCCGGTCGACAGCCAATCCAGCAGCCCACCTTCCCTCGCTGCATCTCCATTAGCAGGCACCAGAACCATCAGCGGCCGACCGGACCCATGACCGCCGGACGCAGCGAGCTACCATTCCATGCCGAGCACCATGCTGGGAAGGAACAGATGAGCGCTGCCCGAGGCCAGAAACCACCGCGGTTCCGAGCCACAGCCAAACATCAGGGGCACCGGCGAGCACCATGCACGCCGAGCACCCGCAGGGACCAGATCTGTCGCGCCCGCTGCACGTCGCCTCGAACCCGTTGCTGGCTGCACGCCTCGTCGGAGACCATTGCAGCACCTAACGCCCGAGCTGCCCATCCACGCCCGAGCTCCATGCCCACCACGCTCGAGACCCCCGCTCGCCCCTTGCACGCATGCGTCGTCGTCGTGGCCTCCCTGAACGCCCGTGCCCCCGCAATGGGCCCCCTGCGCGCTCCGCCCGCACACCACCAGATCCGGGCGTGAGGGCCCCGGATCCGCCGCTCCCGCCGGAGGGGAGAAGCTCCAGCCCGCCGGCGCAGAGCTCGCGACGACCACAGGCCATCCGCACCCTGGAGAagaagccccgccgccgcctctgccACACGGACTTTGCCCGGCGACGTGTCCCGACGGCGGCGAGGAGGGAGACGACGAAGGGGCCGGCTGCCGGAGGGAGCCTGGGTCGCCGCCCGTGTCGCTCGTGTGGAGCGACGCGGGGGCTCAGCACGCATGTGAAACACACAACAATGTTTGTTCCTCTCGGGCCACAATGAAAATGCAGGTTTCCTCTACACTCTACAGGCTGTGGCAATGGCCCTCCTCTTGGCAGCAAAAATTGCCAGCAGCCAACATGGACATTAGATTCAACCCTGATCAATTGAAGATCGGGTGTCATCTATAGCTGTTTTCTTTTCAAATCCCCGATGACTCCAGATAGCATGAAGCCGAATTTGAACAGCAATCCTACCTTTCACTGTTGTCATTCAGCTCATAGTGCTTCTCAATCTCGTATGATTTCAAAGCTAGGAAACTTCCATGTAAATAAAGGATTTCTAAATCCTATCTGTAAACTGTGTTCAAATGTAGCAACATAGGACGCCTCCCGCTACAAGTGGTTCTGGCCGGTCTCTCGCAATCAGCAAAGCGCTCCAATAAGTTTCCAACCACAGCAAATTCATCACATAAAAAGTACAGCGCAATGAGCAGAACACGAAGGGCAGAACAATAAAAGGGAGATGGAAACATATTTATAGGCCAATACTCTACTTCCTGTGAGATGATCATAGGCATGGAGCCATAATTCTGCAGACTACTCCAGGTATACAAGTTAATTTCGAAACACTGATCAAATTAGAAATATAATACAGCAGCTATCTAGACAAGCAACAATGCATCACCAGCACACAGTAAGCATAACATCCCAGGAATTATGAAAACCCAAAACATGCAAACAATCAATATCTCATTCAGGTTCACAATTAAAATATGGCAGTCAAGAAGATCAGCGATAAATGTCACAAACGACGCCATGAACAGCTGAAATATGCTCAAAACCGTCATGTCAGGGATAGGAGAAAACATATGCTAGGGATTATATTTTCAATCACGACAAATTCCTCACATAAAAAGCTGCTAACGGCACATCGACAAGAGAATACAAAGAACAGAACAATAGCTAGTGAAGTGATAACAGGAATTAGATAGGAGAAAAACATGACATGGATTTGTCCCCAGCAATAAACAGATGGTTTCTCACATTCAGCAAGCATTCCACTATTTCCAATCACAGCAATTTCATCACGTAATAAGGTGATGACGGCACAAAAATCACAGAACACAAGGAGCAGAATGGATCATTCTGCCCCGCCTCCCCAGAAGGCAGAGTTGCCACTGATTATCATCATCCCAATACTGGTAAATTCAATGACTGTCCTTTACTGTTACTAGTCTATGTATACGCCTACTTGTGCTAGAGGCATTCAACATAGCAGTTGTTGATAACACGAGTGATCAACCAATAGGTCAATACTCGGCATGTCCTCTACTGCATTTCCAATCACAGCAATTTCACATAAACGCTGCACAGCAAACAATACCAGAATGCAGAACAATAACCGATGAAGTAATAAGAACAGAAATTAGATGCAGCAGCACAATAGGTGGCTCACGTAGTCTTCACATATTATTACCATGGTAAGGCAAAGTGCATAAACGATAAGGGCTCGCGATAAGTCCCAAACTCTGCAGATTCATCAAGCTACTAACCAGCAGAACGTAAATCCATAACACTACCAGTCCAGTAATAACAGCGCCACCGACACCGACAGAAAAGGATTATCCAGTCTCGTATGAGCCATACATAGCAGCAGAGCAAAAACTTCCAGCGCCTCGTTTTGGAGCACCAGATTACCTCTTGAGGTTGAGGAGAAGCACCGCGATGGCTGcagtggcggcggctccggcagctGCGGCCGCGGCCACCTTCCCGTGAGGCGCCGGCAGACCTTCCTTGGCCGAGGGAGCGGCAGCAGCCTCCTCCTCgtccgcggcagcggcggcggcggaagccttgagggccttgatctcctcctcgaGGGCGAGCTTCTCCTGGTGCGCGGTGGCCAGGTCCCCGCCGGCGCCCCCCGGGCCGTCGGCGCCGCGGTCGGTGCTGTCGAGGAGGCCCTGGAGGCGCTTGACCTCGGCGCGGAGCCCGGCGGCCTCGCCCTCGGCCTTGGCGGcggcgcggtcggcggcggcgatGTCCTCGCGGGCCCCGGCCACGAGCGCGTCGAGGCGGGCGGCCTCCGCGGAGAGGAAGGCGTTCTCGTGGCGCACGGCGGCCAGCTGCTCCTCCAGGTCGCGCTTGGCCGCGCGGAGCGCGTCCATCTCCTCCGGGTCGTAGGCCTTGGCGTGTCCCCCCTCGCCGTTGGTGAGCGCCGGGCCGAAGCCGAAGCCGAAGTCCGCCGCGGCCGCCGTCGGGGACGCGAAGGTCTCCTCGCCGTTCTCCATCTCGCCCGCCGAAACCCTCGCCGCCTCCTTCCTTCCTCTGTCTGTCTCTAGGTCGCGCCGCGTGTGCCGTGCGCTGGATGCGAGGGTGGACAGGAGCTCCAGAGGGAGCATATATCCTGGGCCGGAAATGCGATCCCCGACGCTCCGATCGCACGGTCGCGAAACACCCTCCCCGATCGGACGGCTGACGGTGTGCGGCGCATTGAAAAGCCAGGGTTgcgggtttttttttcttttgatagAAGGGTTGCGTTGCGTCCACGGGGGAAAAAGCAGAGGAGGATTCCATCTCCCCCACTCGGCCactccccaccccaccccaccccaccgccGCGGGATCCACTGCGCTGCggcgaggacgacggcgaggcgaccCCGGCCCTGCGCACCAGGGGCGCGATGGTAAGATCCGCGGCTCGCTTCCTGTGATTCGTTGACCGTGTGACGATCTCGGCCTGTAGCGCGCGCTTAAATCTTAGGGTTCTTAGGGTGTTTCCGGCGATCTGTGGGTTGTGGACTGGTTCACTGGTTGGCGTCGTATGCTGCGTCTCCCCGTGTTGACGTGGTGCGGTTGCTTTGATGTCTT encodes:
- the LOC119349312 gene encoding uncharacterized protein LOC119349312, translating into MENGEETFASPTAAAADFGFGFGPALTNGEGGHAKAYDPEEMDALRAAKRDLEEQLAAVRHENAFLSAEAARLDALVAGAREDIAAADRAAAKAEGEAAGLRAEVKRLQGLLDSTDRGADGPGGAGGDLATAHQEKLALEEEIKALKASAAAAAADEEEAAAAPSAKEGLPAPHGKVAAAAAAGAAATAAIAVLLLNLKR